The nucleotide sequence TTTGCTGCGCGCGAAGACCACATCGTACCGTGGAAGTCGGCCTTCTCCGGCATCAAGTACCTGACCGGAGCCGCCTCGCGCCGCTTTGTGCTGGGTGCATCCGGCCACATCGCCGGCTCCATCAACCCGGTGACCAAGGACAAGCGCAACTACTGGGTGAATGAAAACCTGCCGGAGGATCCGGAAGCCTGGCTGGAAGGTGCGGAAAGCCGCCCGGGTAGCTGGTGGAAAGACTGGGACAACTGGCTTGCCCCGCAGTCCGGCAAAAAGGTTGCCGCGCCCAAGACTGCCGGCAGCAAGGAATTCCCGGCACTGGTCGCAGCACCTGGCACTTACGTTCTGGCCAAGGCCATGCCCAGCACGGTAGCCAGCCTGCAATAATCACCTGATGCCCGGCGCATGAACGCCGGGCACTGGCTCCAGACAGGGGCCACCCCAAAACCATAACGGAGAATTAACTATGCAAGATGTCGTAATTGTTGCAGCCCTGCGTACTGCCGTAGGCAGCTTTGGTGGTGCACTGGCCAAGGTTCCGGCTCCGGAACTGGGCGCGACCGTCATCAAGGGCCTGCTGGCCCAGACCGGCGTCAAGCCGGAAGACGTCAGCGAAGTGATTCTGGGTCAGGTACTCACCGCCGGTGCCGGCCAGAACCCGGCCCGCCAGGCCCTGATCAAGGCTGGCCTGCCCATCTCCACTCCGGCGTCCACCCTCAATGTGGTATGTGGCTCCGGCCTGCGCGCCGTGCATCTGGCAGCCCAGGCCATTGCCAATGGCGATGCCGAAATCGTGATTGCCGGTGGCCAGGAAAGCATGTCGCTGTCGCCGCACATCCTGCCGGGCTCGCGTGACGGCTTCCGCATGGGCAATGCCCAATTGGTGGACACCATGGTGGCTGACGGCCTGACCGATGCCTACAACCAGTACCACATGGGCATCACCGCCGAAAACGTGGCCGAAAAATACGGTATCAGCCGCGAAGAACAGGATGCACTGGCACTGGCCTCGCAAAACCGCGCTGAAGCTGCTCAGAAAGCCGGCAAGTTCAAGGATGAAATCGTTCCGGTCCTGGTGCCGCAGCGCAAGGGCGATCCGGTAGCAGTCGATGCCGACGAATACATCAAGGTCGGCACCACGGCCGAAACGCTGGCCAAGCTGCGCCCGGCCTTCAAGAAAGATGGCACCGTGACCGCCGGCAACGCCTCCGGCATCAATGATGGCGCGGCCGCCGTCATGCTGATGACTGCAGCCAAGGCCGACCAACTGGGCCTGAAGCCGCTGGCCGTGATTCGTGGCTACGCCCTCACCGGCTGCGCCCCGGAAATCATGGGTATCGGCCCGGTTGCCGCCACCCGCAAGGCTGTGGAAAAAGCCGGCTGGACGGTAGAGCAGCTGGATCTGGTAGAAGCCAACGAAGCCTTTGCCGCACAGGCACTGGGCGTCGCCCGTGAACTGGGCTGGTCTGCCGACAAGGTCAACGTCAATGGCGGCGCCATTGCACTGGGCCACCCGATTGGTGCCTCCGGCTGCCGCGTACTGGTGACCTTGCTGCACGAAATGCAGCGTCGCGATGCCAAGAAAGGCCTGGCTACCCTGTGTATCGGCGGCGGCATGGGTGTTGCACTGGCGGTAGAACGTCCGTAAGCAGCAAAACCTGACTTGCCATACCAAGAAACCGGGCGCACAGCCCGGTTTCTTCATGGGTGGCCACCCACAAAAAAACCCCGGCACTCTGGCCGGGGCAGGTTCGGTCAACCGCCCTGCTGGCTGACCGAGGTGGAGACTTCACACCGCCAGACAATCCACTCTGCAATACTGTCTGGAAGGTTTCTTCAGCATAGATGGGACCGGGAAATTTCCCAGCGCAATATAACCGGCCTTCAGTCCAGTTGCAGTGGCGGCAAGCCATGCTGGGCACGCGCCCGATTACACGCTTCTTCATATACGCCGATGCTGGCACGCGCACCGAATTCACGGCAGGGGGATGGTCGCTCACTGTAAATGCCACAGCTAACCGACTCACCCACCTTGCCGATCAGGGCAATGCAGCGCGGGCGGGCATAATCGGTGCCACGCATGCGTACCGTGCTGCGGGTTTCCTCATCGGCCAGCCGCGCAGGCACCCGACCACCCGGTTCACTATCCAGTTCGGAATGATGAAAGCTGACACGGAATGCAGCGCAACAGGCCCCGCAGCGTTGACATATGTTTTGCTCGGATGAAGGCATAGCGGGAAACAGAGAATTCAAGAGGCCACAGTATGCCTGTAAGCTGGGGGAAATTCAGCAGCCTTGCGAGCCTTGCATGCCCTCCTTGCTTTCTAACCTCTGCCCCGGCAGCCACTGGCCCGATTACCACGGCGGCAGCCTGCTCAACCTGACCGCCAGCCTGTCCAGCGAACTGGGCGGCCCACAAACCGGCGTCCCGGCACTCTGCCAGCCATGGCTGGCGGGCATTGGCCGGCACCGCCATGTGGTATTGATCCTGATCGACGGGCTGGGCACACGGCAGCTGGCCGGTCTGGGGCCGCGCAGCCAGCTGTACCACCATCAGCTTGCCACGCTGACCTCAGTCTTTCCGGCCACCACCGCAGCAGCCATTACCAGCCTGATGACCGGCCAGTCCCCTGCCAGCCATGGCCTGGTGGGTTGGCACCTGTACAGCGATGGCGGCGGCAATACGCCAGCGGAAATTGTCGCGCCACTGCCACTCACCGTGCGCCACCCGGCCAATAGCAGGTCTACGCCACAGGAACTGGCCAGTCGCCTGCTGGTTTGCCCGCCCTTGCTGCCACAACTCGGCCGGTGGGTGCAGATACTACAGCCGCACTACATTGCCGACTCCCTCTACAGCCTGCACCATGCCGGTTCGGCCCAGCGCCGCAGCTATCGCAGCCTGGACGAGGCTTTCACACTGCTGGCTGCCTGCCTGAAAACAGAAACAGCACCCTATTTTCATTATCTGTATCTGCCGCAACTGGACAGCCTGATGCACCGTCACGGCACGCACAGCAGCGCGGTGGGCGAGCTGTTCGCGCAGATTGACCAGGGATTTGCCAGCCTGGCCGCCATTGCCGACCAGGCTGATTGCGTCTTGCTGGCCACGGCCGATCATGGCTTTATCGACACGCCACGTCAGCGGCAGATCAGCCTGGACGAAGAATTTCCCGCGCTGTACGCCATGCTGGCCCAACCCTTGTCTGGCGAACGGCGCGCGGTGTTTTGCCATCTCCAGCCCGGTTTGCAGCAGCGCTTCATCAGCCTGGCACAACAGCAAATAGGCCACGCCTGCTGGGTGATCGAGAGTGAACAGCTGCTGGCTGGCGGCGCGTTCGGCCCAGGCCCTGAGCATCCGCAACTGGCGCAACGCATGGGTGAGGTCACCCTGCTGGCCAAGGAGGACTGGAGTATTCGCGATACGCTGCCACAGGAAAAACCGCTCTATCTACCCGGCCAGCACGGTGGGGTAACCGCGGCGGAAATGACCGTGCCGCTCATCCTGCGCCTACCCCGGAAGGATTAGCGCCCATCCTGCCTGCGGCGAATACCACAGGCAGGGCAGCACATCACACAATGGGGCATGACAAAACCGAATCTTCCCTTGGTCTATGCCTGTTCCGGCTGCTCCAG is from Aquitalea aquatilis and encodes:
- a CDS encoding acetyl-CoA C-acetyltransferase, with translation MQDVVIVAALRTAVGSFGGALAKVPAPELGATVIKGLLAQTGVKPEDVSEVILGQVLTAGAGQNPARQALIKAGLPISTPASTLNVVCGSGLRAVHLAAQAIANGDAEIVIAGGQESMSLSPHILPGSRDGFRMGNAQLVDTMVADGLTDAYNQYHMGITAENVAEKYGISREEQDALALASQNRAEAAQKAGKFKDEIVPVLVPQRKGDPVAVDADEYIKVGTTAETLAKLRPAFKKDGTVTAGNASGINDGAAAVMLMTAAKADQLGLKPLAVIRGYALTGCAPEIMGIGPVAATRKAVEKAGWTVEQLDLVEANEAFAAQALGVARELGWSADKVNVNGGAIALGHPIGASGCRVLVTLLHEMQRRDAKKGLATLCIGGGMGVALAVERP
- a CDS encoding YkgJ family cysteine cluster protein, translating into MPSSEQNICQRCGACCAAFRVSFHHSELDSEPGGRVPARLADEETRSTVRMRGTDYARPRCIALIGKVGESVSCGIYSERPSPCREFGARASIGVYEEACNRARAQHGLPPLQLD
- a CDS encoding alkaline phosphatase family protein; amino-acid sequence: MPSLLSNLCPGSHWPDYHGGSLLNLTASLSSELGGPQTGVPALCQPWLAGIGRHRHVVLILIDGLGTRQLAGLGPRSQLYHHQLATLTSVFPATTAAAITSLMTGQSPASHGLVGWHLYSDGGGNTPAEIVAPLPLTVRHPANSRSTPQELASRLLVCPPLLPQLGRWVQILQPHYIADSLYSLHHAGSAQRRSYRSLDEAFTLLAACLKTETAPYFHYLYLPQLDSLMHRHGTHSSAVGELFAQIDQGFASLAAIADQADCVLLATADHGFIDTPRQRQISLDEEFPALYAMLAQPLSGERRAVFCHLQPGLQQRFISLAQQQIGHACWVIESEQLLAGGAFGPGPEHPQLAQRMGEVTLLAKEDWSIRDTLPQEKPLYLPGQHGGVTAAEMTVPLILRLPRKD